A genomic window from Anthonomus grandis grandis chromosome 4, icAntGran1.3, whole genome shotgun sequence includes:
- the LOC126735299 gene encoding engulfment and cell motility protein 1-like translates to MSIAKVSVEKFNSPEQILFEFDKDDTLESNVARICNLVGLPKTYVYGIKYQPTKTCDKNHYLSENNVQDLKHSDCLKIAFSLEFIISRTKMNLKNEDPAMRQIAFDDICKLCEDPVFIEKLGESNGDKVILEVFCNDEGLTPEERVALLRTVVHLFTKGYIQDTTQNILQKAFDILKSFNPLLDEIKFTLLLLQNILVNPNENFTEWKQIIIKNLPLLKLTPYVWQKAQPDLQYASLRLINTLIKISDHQKRRELIKEMNLKQNRENMYHHIIMERNYGKDMEHELYILQFYLLSLFNEGLNSKICIDNNTFFTRDEFELNPNDLRPPTILLDFEEEIGASRYSGFNYEQLQQYPRKPSLPNKDCISHLTLEALRYYRNAHAKNFQQSQIEEQLYEPGIFITSERVVNMLAEMFHIGNATPCEHSTFYQPLVFYCPARTPFLLEIFSHCMWLLSRTRREMKVATGVDYEKVMYILKKQVKSALNTKPKNFKSLAAELSNTTFKSVMENKRISEEKELQVLIDTHPCIQELKQKLLKENEEIVLKQRLGILMNGAPFSRVLEKKLQQRVYIKLSKNKKELQVFDQAHNLKESLLVSDITHIVIGKNCDHANLAPKPDLAFSIIIKIVEEKLKCVAKDEQTACYWTDGLLLLLNQGRPEKLSKYYSEELEQLVAMDVRLQILELQNISIPNAPPPEPPLPQVLIPESVL, encoded by the coding sequence ATGTCTATTGCAAAAGTTTCAGTGGAAAAGTTCAACAGTCCAGAACAAATTCTCTTCGAGTTCGACAAGGATGACACTCTGGAAAGCAACGTTGCTCGCATCTGCAACTTGGTGGGTCTACCGAAGACTTACGTCTACGGAATCAAGTATCAACCGACAAAGACCTGcgataaaaatcattatttatcaGAAAACAACGTGCAAGACCTTAAGCACTCTGACTGCTTAAAAATCGCCTTTTCCTTGGAGTTCATAATAAGCCGCAcgaaaatgaacttaaaaaatgaaGATCCTGCCATGCGCCAAATCGCTTTCGATGATATTTGTAAACTGTGTGAAGATCcggtttttattgaaaaacttgGCGAAAGTAATGGTGATAAAGTTATATTGGAAGTATTTTGCAATGACGAAGGTTTAACACCAGAGGAACGTGTTGCACTGTTAAGAACTGTGGTGCATCTGTTCACCAAAGGCTACATCCAAGACACCACacaaaatattcttcaaaaggcttttgatatATTGAAGAGCTTCAACCCTTTATTAGATGAGATAAAATTTACTCTTTTACTGTTGCAAAATATACTGGTGAACCCTAATGAAAACTTTACAGAATGGAAGCaaatcattataaaaaatttaccacTCCTAAAACTCACTCCATATGTGTGGCAAAAGGCCCAACCAGATCTACAATATGCTAGTCTACGTCTCATAAACACTTTGATCAAAATATCTGATCATCAAAAAAGGAGGGAACTGATTAAGGAAATGAATTTAAAGCAAAACAGAGAAAACATGTATCACCATATCATCATGGAGAGAAACTATGGTAAGGATATGGAACATGAGTTGTACATACTACAATTCTACTTACTAAGCTTATTCAATGAAGGATTAAACAGTAAGATCTGCATAGACAATAACACATTCTTCACAAGAGACGAGTTTGAGTTAAACCCAAACGACCTAAGACCGCCAACAATCTTATTGGATTTTGAAGAAGAAATTGGTGCCTCACGTTATTCAGGCTTCAATTATGAACAACTCCAACAATATCCAAGAAAACCGTCTCTACCTAACAAAGACTGCATAAGCCATTTAACTTTAGAAGCTCTTCGGTACTATAGAAATGCCCATGCTAAGAACTTTCAGCAGTCTCAAATCGAAGAGCAATTATACGAACCTGGAATCTTCATCACCAGTGAGAGGGTCGTAAATATGTTGGCCGAGATGTTTCATATTGGCAATGCGACCCCATGTGAGCACAGCACCTTTTACCAACCACTGGTGTTTTACTGTCCAGCAAGAACTCcatttttattggaaatattcTCACATTGCATGTGGTTACTATCCAGGACCAGGAGGGAGATGAAGGTGGCCACTGGTGTAGACTATGAAAAGGTTATGTACATTCTAAAGAAGCAAGTAAAGTCAGCTTTGAATACTAAGCCAAAGAACTTCAAAAGCCTTGCTGCAGAACTGAGCAACACCACTTTTAAGTCTGTTATGGAGAACAAGAGAATAAGTGAAGAAAAAGAGTTGCAAGTCCTCATAGATACTCATCCATGCATTCAAGAATTGAAACAAAAACTCCTCAAGGAGAATGAGGAGATCGTACTGAAACAGCGCCTAGGAATTTTAATGAATGGAGCTCCATTCTCTCGAGTACTAGAAAAAAAGCTGCAACAAAGAGTGTACATAAAgctcagtaaaaataaaaaagaattacaAGTGTTCGATCAAGCACACAACCTCAAAGAATCATTACTGGTATCGGATATAACTCATATAGTGATTGGAAAAAACTGTGACCATGCCAACTTAGCACCAAAACCCGATCTAGCGTTTtccataattatcaaaatagttGAAGAAAAGTTGAAATGTGTGGCAAAAGATGAACAAACCGCTTGCTATTGGACCGACGGGTTACTTTTACTGTTGAACCAAGGCAGACCTGAAAAGTTGAGTAAGTACTACTCGGAGGAATTGGAGCAACTTGTGGCCATGGATGTACGATTGCAAATTTTGGAGTTGCAAAATATTTCCATTCCTAATGCTCCTCCACCGGAACCACCTTTACCTCAAGTTTTAATACCTGAATCAGTGTTATAG